The following are from one region of the Nicotiana tomentosiformis chromosome 7, ASM39032v3, whole genome shotgun sequence genome:
- the LOC104109499 gene encoding transcription factor bHLH61-like isoform X1 translates to MGSKDQKIALLNQHLEQLGSITNSPSVNKASIIVHASKYIEELKERIDKLNEDVSTSQPSHVDDENSLPLVTVETLEKGFLINVFSEKNCPGLLVSILEAFEELGLELSDARVSCSDSFRLEAVSETEGQIDRVDAQMVKQSVLEAIRNWSQSNEQD, encoded by the exons ATGGGATCCAAAGACCAAAAAATTGCATTGCTCAATCAACATTTGGAGCAACTCGGTTCAATTACTAATTCCCCTTCT GTGAATAAGGCATCAATCATCGTCCATGCATCTAAGTACATAGAGGAATTAAAGGAAAGGATAGACAAGTTAAATGAAGATGTCTCAACCTCACAACCTTCTCATGTTGATGATGAAAATTCCTTACCATTG GTTACAGTAGAAACCCTAGAAAAGGGATTTCTAATAAATGTGTTCTCAGAAAAGAATTGCCCTGGATTGTTAGTCTCCATTTTGGAAGCATTTGAAGAGCTTGGCCTTGAATTATCGGATGCTAGGGTTTCTTGTTCCGATAGTTTTCGCCTTGAAGCTGTTAGTGAA ACCGAAGGACAGATTGATAGAGTAGATGCCCAAATGGTAAAACAATCAGTCTTGGAAGCTATAAGGAACTGGAGCCAAAGCAATGAACAAGATTAA
- the LOC104109499 gene encoding transcription factor bHLH61-like isoform X2 — protein MGSKDQKIALLNQHLEQLGSITNSPSVNKASIIVHASKYIEELKERIDKLNEDVSTSQPSHVDDENSLPLVTVETLEKGFLINVFSEKNCPGLLVSILEAFEELGLELSDARVSCSDSFRLEAVSENT, from the exons ATGGGATCCAAAGACCAAAAAATTGCATTGCTCAATCAACATTTGGAGCAACTCGGTTCAATTACTAATTCCCCTTCT GTGAATAAGGCATCAATCATCGTCCATGCATCTAAGTACATAGAGGAATTAAAGGAAAGGATAGACAAGTTAAATGAAGATGTCTCAACCTCACAACCTTCTCATGTTGATGATGAAAATTCCTTACCATTG GTTACAGTAGAAACCCTAGAAAAGGGATTTCTAATAAATGTGTTCTCAGAAAAGAATTGCCCTGGATTGTTAGTCTCCATTTTGGAAGCATTTGAAGAGCTTGGCCTTGAATTATCGGATGCTAGGGTTTCTTGTTCCGATAGTTTTCGCCTTGAAGCTGTTAGTGAA AATACCTGA